In Thermococcus profundus, the genomic stretch GGCGGGAGTTGTTGTGGACGTCGTGGTGGTGCTTGGGGATGTAGATGAGGACGATGAAGTGGAGGATCCGTTATCCCCACCTGGTAAGGCTGTTGAGGTAGTAGACGATGTTGATGACGTTGAGGAGCTCGAAGTTCTCGTTGAACCCTGACCTTCCGAGGAGGATGTTGTCGTGGTCGTCACCTGGATCGGGATTACGTAGGAGACGCTGACGTTCCCGGCGGGCATTAGGATCGTACTTCCGCGTATCTCCAGGGGAATATCGCTGAGGTCGACGATGACGGCATCGGAGGGGAGGGTTATCTCAACGGGGATTGGGCTGTCGAGTGAAACAGTCCACACGGCACCTTCCTTGGATGTAAGATCAGGGGTGTAGTAGGAGAGCTGGACTGTGCTAGCGTTTCCAAAATAGACGGTTACGTTGCCGCTGTTCACCTCAATGGGAAGGAGGTTGCCCTCTCCGTCCGTCGCCACTAGGCCCTCAACGTTCCGGCCCAGGAGGGGGATATCCACCGCAACGCTGTAGTTGGCCGTTGATAGGGTCTCGTTGACCAGGACATAG encodes the following:
- a CDS encoding helix-turn-helix transcriptional regulator gives rise to the protein MSRAMALTIILVSFMLFTGIPVSARSVDSIALTVYEDGYVLVNETLSTANYSVAVDIPLLGRNVEGLVATDGEGNLLPIEVNSGNVTVYFGNASTVQLSYYTPDLTSKEGAVWTVSLDSPIPVEITLPSDAVIVDLSDIPLEIRGSTILMPAGNVSVSYVIPIQVTTTTTSSSEGQGSTRTSSSSTSSTSSTTSTALPGGDNGSSTSSSSSTSPSTTTTSTTTPASSTGTTTTTPGGGAGGSSAGKLAGVLVGILVIVGVAYLYLRRRSAPEKAESGSNSDALQRFREKIDSLPDLNDDERGALIYLMENGGKAPQSKVRDALGLPKTTAWRMFKRLEERGLVRVYKLGRENWVELVLD